In Streptomyces thermolilacinus SPC6, a single genomic region encodes these proteins:
- a CDS encoding serine/threonine-protein kinase encodes MSGAEQSRDAARQPQRGADGEGTTSKGATVKGDEAGQAAASKDDAGTDNAGTDTGADARADVRADAGPDTGEDAGTAAGTDGSQAGDGVKGDGVKDVPGGSASGTASVDAARTKPEDASPEAAAPKDTPLTGAGREDAATREDAATREESAPADEPPAAASAKTPAVKTAASGDASTAGAARADMVKKPVAAHVTTEGRLLAGRYRLGVVLGRGGMGTVWRAVDETLGRTVAVKELRFPNAIDEDEKRRLITRTLREAKAIARIRNNSAVTVYDVVDEDDRPWIVMELIEGRSLADVIREDGTLTPHRAAEVGLAILDVLRAAHRQGILHRDVKPSNVLISDDGRVVLTDFGIAQVEGDPSITSTGMLVGAPSYISPERARGQRPGPAADMWSLGGLLYACVEGHPPYDKGSAIATLTAVMTEQLDPPKNAGPLDKVIYGLLAKDPAQRLDDAGARKLLNEVLAVTAAAPAVPEPSPEATRVVPLPPVPPPGPAATPATGAASRSGAAPAADPAAERLRGALRSVRNAAATAAATRQTKPERSGPPAPVRASITDVVPRRTLVTIAVVAVLAVIATVLAFTLGGNDDTTAKGGGTQGGDKAASAGATTGGSAEGATGGSGEGPGPDGETGQQQDGGQSAGAGESGGTAGTSGTGTTPSAAPGTGTGGKPALPAGYKTVTNKRFHFSMAMPADFRMTGVAGRGSGGIFSASGGFPRVQVDYTDSPGGDAAAAWTAAMGAVAASSNGYKHHGIKPVSYNRYPTVADWQFERNQGGTRVWVLNRGFKVDAKHGYAIMISCKSTEWNGPECTQLRNTAFATFRPTD; translated from the coding sequence ATGTCGGGAGCGGAGCAGTCGCGGGACGCGGCGCGGCAACCTCAGCGGGGCGCCGACGGCGAGGGCACGACCTCGAAGGGTGCGACGGTGAAGGGTGACGAGGCCGGTCAGGCCGCGGCTTCCAAGGACGACGCGGGGACGGACAACGCCGGTACGGACACCGGCGCCGACGCCCGTGCGGATGTCCGCGCGGACGCCGGTCCGGACACAGGCGAGGACGCGGGGACGGCCGCGGGTACGGACGGCTCGCAGGCCGGTGACGGTGTGAAGGGTGACGGGGTGAAGGACGTCCCCGGAGGGAGCGCCTCCGGTACCGCCTCCGTGGACGCCGCACGCACGAAGCCGGAGGACGCGTCCCCGGAGGCCGCTGCCCCCAAGGACACACCGCTGACGGGCGCGGGCCGCGAGGACGCCGCGACACGCGAGGACGCCGCGACACGCGAGGAGTCCGCTCCGGCGGACGAGCCCCCGGCCGCCGCCTCCGCGAAGACGCCCGCCGTCAAGACCGCCGCGAGCGGCGACGCGTCGACGGCCGGGGCCGCCAGGGCCGACATGGTGAAGAAGCCCGTCGCCGCCCATGTGACCACCGAAGGACGGCTGCTGGCGGGGCGTTACCGCCTCGGGGTCGTCCTCGGGCGCGGCGGCATGGGCACCGTGTGGCGCGCCGTGGACGAGACCCTCGGCCGGACCGTCGCCGTCAAGGAACTGCGCTTCCCCAACGCCATCGACGAGGACGAGAAGCGACGCCTCATCACCCGGACGCTGCGCGAGGCCAAGGCCATCGCCCGCATCCGCAACAACAGCGCCGTGACGGTCTACGACGTGGTGGACGAGGACGACCGCCCCTGGATCGTCATGGAGCTCATCGAGGGCCGCTCCCTCGCCGACGTCATCCGCGAGGACGGCACGCTCACCCCGCACCGCGCGGCCGAGGTGGGCCTCGCCATCCTCGACGTGCTGCGCGCCGCGCACCGCCAGGGCATCCTGCACCGAGACGTGAAGCCGTCGAACGTCCTCATCTCCGACGACGGCCGCGTCGTCCTCACCGACTTCGGCATCGCCCAGGTCGAGGGCGACCCGTCCATCACCTCGACCGGCATGCTCGTCGGCGCGCCCTCCTACATCTCGCCCGAGCGGGCCCGCGGCCAGCGCCCCGGCCCCGCAGCCGACATGTGGTCCCTCGGCGGCCTGCTCTACGCGTGCGTGGAGGGCCACCCGCCGTACGACAAGGGCTCCGCCATAGCGACCCTCACGGCCGTGATGACCGAGCAGCTGGACCCGCCGAAGAACGCCGGGCCGCTCGACAAGGTCATCTACGGGCTGCTCGCCAAGGACCCGGCGCAGCGCCTGGACGACGCGGGCGCGCGGAAGCTGCTCAACGAGGTCCTGGCGGTGACCGCGGCCGCCCCGGCGGTGCCCGAGCCGTCCCCGGAGGCCACCCGGGTCGTGCCGCTTCCGCCGGTACCGCCGCCGGGCCCCGCCGCCACCCCCGCCACCGGCGCCGCGTCGCGGTCCGGCGCCGCCCCGGCCGCGGACCCGGCGGCCGAGCGGCTGCGGGGCGCCCTGCGCTCCGTGCGGAACGCCGCCGCGACGGCCGCCGCCACCCGGCAGACCAAGCCCGAGCGTTCCGGCCCGCCCGCGCCCGTACGGGCTTCGATCACCGACGTGGTGCCCCGCCGCACGCTGGTCACCATCGCGGTCGTGGCCGTCCTCGCGGTCATCGCCACCGTCCTCGCGTTCACCCTCGGCGGCAACGACGACACGACCGCCAAGGGCGGCGGCACCCAGGGCGGCGACAAGGCCGCGTCGGCGGGCGCCACCACCGGCGGCTCCGCCGAAGGCGCCACCGGCGGCAGCGGCGAAGGCCCGGGCCCGGACGGCGAGACCGGTCAGCAGCAGGACGGCGGCCAGTCCGCGGGCGCCGGCGAATCCGGGGGAACGGCCGGTACGAGCGGCACCGGCACCACGCCGTCCGCCGCGCCCGGCACCGGCACGGGCGGCAAGCCCGCGCTCCCCGCCGGGTACAAGACGGTCACGAACAAGCGTTTCCACTTCTCCATGGCCATGCCCGCCGACTTCCGCATGACGGGCGTCGCGGGCCGTGGCTCCGGCGGCATCTTCAGTGCCTCCGGCGGCTTCCCGCGCGTACAGGTCGACTACACCGACAGCCCCGGCGGCGACGCGGCCGCCGCGTGGACCGCCGCCATGGGCGCGGTCGCCGCGAGCAGCAACGGCTACAAGCACCACGGCATCAAGCCCGTCTCGTACAACCGCTACCCGACCGTCGCCGACTGGCAGTTCGAGCGGAACCAGGGCGGCACGCGCGTGTGGGTGCTCAACCGGGGCTTCAAGGTGGACGCCAAGCACGGCTACGCGATCATGATCTCGTGCAAGTCCACGGAGTGGAACGGCCCGGAGTGCACTCAGCTGCGGAACACCGCGTTCGCGACGTTCCGCCCCACGGACTGA
- a CDS encoding serine hydrolase domain-containing protein, translating to MSKFRTRLVVPLVLAICGLTVSDPPATPPPALTRLVTAGGAPAAALLSETYGPSGTARFRTTGPGIGRADHFRAGSVTKTFVATVVLQLAAERRLALDDPVAARAPGLLPPPLDRRVTVRHLLTHTSGLPDLTRPTGPALPPEGLRAALVSRTAKPPGTFAYSNTNYVVLGRIVEHLTGRSYASEAHRRVIAPLGLTGTSFPGARTTLPDPHGRGYDSAGRDVTALDPRVAGAAGELVSTLADLNRFYSALLDGRLLPPPQLAALLDTSSAHGRYGMGLFPTRLPCGVTVWGHNGRVPGSYVRTAATRDGRHVLTFRANTDTLSPGPPLERALLEAEFCPPAGTAEAPEVSAAAEAPATAAAGRGAAPPYSGTMSGAPSLAASAVWSSGWRWDSRSASTRFS from the coding sequence ATGTCGAAGTTCAGGACGAGACTCGTGGTGCCCTTGGTTCTGGCCATCTGCGGACTGACTGTCAGTGACCCCCCGGCCACACCGCCTCCGGCCCTGACGAGGCTGGTCACAGCGGGTGGAGCGCCTGCCGCGGCCCTCCTCTCGGAGACGTACGGGCCCTCCGGGACCGCGCGGTTCCGGACGACGGGACCGGGGATCGGACGGGCCGACCACTTCCGCGCGGGCAGCGTCACCAAGACGTTCGTCGCGACGGTGGTCCTCCAGCTGGCGGCCGAGCGGCGGCTGGCCCTGGACGACCCGGTGGCGGCCCGCGCCCCCGGCCTGCTCCCTCCGCCGCTGGACCGGCGGGTCACCGTGCGTCACCTGCTCACGCACACGAGCGGGCTGCCCGACCTCACCCGCCCCACCGGCCCGGCGCTCCCTCCGGAGGGCCTGCGCGCGGCCCTGGTGTCCCGTACCGCGAAGCCACCTGGCACCTTCGCCTACTCCAACACCAACTACGTCGTCCTCGGCCGGATCGTCGAGCACCTCACCGGCCGCTCCTACGCCTCGGAGGCGCATCGCCGTGTCATCGCCCCCCTCGGCCTGACCGGCACGTCGTTTCCCGGCGCCCGTACGACCCTGCCGGACCCGCACGGCCGGGGCTACGACTCCGCGGGGCGCGACGTCACCGCCCTGGACCCGCGCGTGGCGGGCGCGGCCGGTGAACTGGTCAGCACACTGGCGGACCTGAACCGCTTTTACTCCGCCCTCCTCGACGGCCGCCTCCTCCCCCCGCCCCAACTGGCCGCCCTCCTGGACACCTCCTCCGCCCACGGCCGCTACGGCATGGGCCTGTTCCCCACCCGGCTCCCCTGCGGCGTCACGGTCTGGGGCCACAACGGCCGTGTCCCCGGCAGCTACGTCCGTACGGCGGCCACCCGGGACGGCCGCCACGTCCTGACGTTCCGCGCCAACACCGACACGCTCTCCCCGGGCCCGCCCCTGGAACGCGCCCTCCTGGAGGCCGAGTTCTGCCCGCCCGCGGGCACCGCCGAAGCCCCCGAAGTCTCCGCAGCCGCCGAAGCCCCCGCCACGGCCGCCGCCGGCCGCGGCGCCGCCCCGCCCTACAGCGGCACGATGTCCGGTGCGCCGAGCCTGGCCGCGTCGGCCGTCTGGTCGTCGGGCTGGCGCTGGGACTCCCGCTCCGCCTCCACGCGCTTCTCGTAG
- a CDS encoding glycerol-3-phosphate dehydrogenase/oxidase — MRTARLGPAERAAALAAMAERELDVLVVGGGVVGAGTALDAATRGLATGLVEARDWASGTSSRSSKLIHGGLRYLEMLDFALVREALKERGLLLERLAPHLVKPVPFLYPLQHKGWERLYAGSGVALYDAMSVSSGHGRGLPVHRHLSRRRALRVAPALRRDALVGALQYYDAQMDDARFVATLVRTAAAYGTHAASRARVIGFLREGERVVGARVSDVEAGGEYEIRAKQIVNATGVWTDDTQALIGERGQFHVRASKGIHLVVPKDRIHSTTGLILRTEKSVLFVIPWGRHWIIGTTDTDWDLDKAHPAASSADIDYLLDHVNSVLATPLTRDDVEGVYAGLRPLLAGESDATSKLSREHTVAHPVPGLVVVAGGKYTTYRVMAKDAVDEAVHGLDMRVAPCVTEEVPLLGAEGYRALWNARARIAARTGLHVVRVEHLLNRYGTLTEELLDLIAEDPALGEPLTGADDYLRAEILYAASHEGARHLDDVLTRRTRISIETFDRGTGCARECAELMARVLGWDDDQVAREVEHYEKRVEAERESQRQPDDQTADAARLGAPDIVPL, encoded by the coding sequence GTGAGGACAGCGAGACTGGGACCCGCGGAGCGGGCCGCGGCCCTGGCGGCCATGGCAGAGCGCGAACTGGACGTGCTGGTCGTGGGCGGCGGTGTGGTCGGGGCCGGTACGGCGCTCGACGCGGCGACCCGCGGCCTCGCCACCGGCCTGGTGGAGGCCCGCGACTGGGCGTCCGGCACGTCCAGCAGATCCAGCAAGCTCATCCACGGCGGCCTGCGCTATCTGGAGATGCTCGACTTCGCGCTGGTCAGGGAGGCACTGAAGGAGCGCGGCCTGCTGCTGGAGCGGCTGGCGCCGCACCTCGTCAAGCCGGTCCCGTTCCTCTACCCGCTCCAGCACAAGGGCTGGGAGCGGCTGTACGCCGGGTCGGGCGTCGCCCTGTACGACGCGATGTCCGTCTCGTCGGGCCACGGGCGCGGCCTGCCCGTGCACCGCCACCTCTCGCGCCGCCGCGCCCTGCGGGTCGCCCCCGCCCTGCGCAGGGACGCCCTGGTGGGCGCCCTCCAGTACTACGACGCCCAGATGGACGACGCCCGGTTCGTCGCCACGCTGGTGCGGACCGCCGCCGCGTACGGGACGCACGCCGCGAGCCGCGCCCGGGTCATCGGCTTCCTCCGCGAGGGCGAGCGGGTCGTCGGCGCACGCGTGTCGGACGTGGAGGCGGGCGGCGAGTACGAGATCCGCGCCAAGCAGATCGTCAACGCCACCGGTGTGTGGACGGACGACACGCAGGCGCTCATCGGGGAGCGCGGCCAGTTCCACGTCCGCGCCTCCAAGGGCATCCACCTCGTCGTCCCCAAGGACCGCATCCACTCCACGACCGGCCTCATCCTGCGCACGGAGAAGAGCGTCCTGTTCGTCATCCCGTGGGGCCGCCACTGGATCATCGGGACGACCGACACGGACTGGGACCTCGACAAGGCCCACCCGGCCGCGTCGAGCGCCGACATCGACTATCTCCTCGACCATGTCAACAGCGTCCTGGCCACCCCGCTGACCAGGGACGACGTGGAGGGCGTCTACGCGGGGCTGCGGCCCCTGCTGGCCGGGGAGTCCGACGCGACCAGCAAGCTGTCCCGCGAGCACACGGTCGCCCACCCCGTGCCCGGGCTCGTCGTGGTCGCGGGCGGCAAGTACACGACGTACCGGGTGATGGCGAAGGACGCGGTGGACGAGGCGGTCCACGGCCTGGACATGCGCGTCGCCCCGTGCGTCACGGAGGAGGTGCCGCTGCTCGGCGCCGAGGGATACCGGGCGCTGTGGAACGCGCGGGCCCGCATCGCCGCCCGGACCGGCCTCCACGTCGTGCGCGTCGAGCACCTGCTCAACCGGTACGGCACCCTGACGGAGGAGCTGCTCGACCTGATCGCCGAGGACCCGGCGCTCGGCGAGCCCCTGACCGGCGCCGACGACTACCTGCGCGCCGAGATCCTCTACGCCGCCTCCCACGAGGGCGCCCGGCACCTGGACGACGTCCTCACCCGCCGCACCCGCATCTCCATCGAGACCTTCGACCGGGGCACCGGCTGCGCCCGCGAGTGCGCCGAGCTGATGGCGCGGGTGCTGGGCTGGGACGACGACCAGGTCGCGAGGGAGGTGGAGCACTACGAGAAGCGCGTGGAGGCGGAGCGGGAGTCCCAGCGCCAGCCCGACGACCAGACGGCCGACGCGGCCAGGCTCGGCGCACCGGACATCGTGCCGCTGTAG